One genomic region from Leptospira tipperaryensis encodes:
- the nusG gene encoding transcription termination/antitermination protein NusG yields the protein MGTKKWYALQTYSGHENKVQKNIEKLVQQKKLEEKIFQVKIPTMDVAEMKNGKKKVTKRKLMPGYVLIEMDMDDDTRFLIQSLPSVSTFVGSKDGGPEPLSLEEVKNLFSESGDVTNEEPVAPKILFKVGDSLKIIDGPFANFTGLVDEIFPDKGRLRVKVEIFGRSTPVELDYLQVKTEN from the coding sequence ATGGGAACAAAAAAATGGTACGCCCTTCAGACTTATTCCGGACACGAGAATAAGGTTCAGAAGAATATAGAAAAGCTCGTTCAGCAGAAGAAGCTGGAAGAGAAAATTTTCCAGGTTAAGATACCGACCATGGATGTTGCCGAAATGAAAAACGGCAAAAAGAAAGTAACCAAGCGTAAGTTAATGCCTGGTTACGTTCTCATCGAGATGGATATGGATGATGATACTCGATTTTTAATCCAGTCTCTCCCATCCGTCTCGACTTTTGTAGGATCCAAGGACGGAGGCCCTGAGCCTCTTTCTCTGGAAGAGGTGAAAAACCTTTTTTCCGAGTCGGGCGATGTTACGAACGAGGAGCCGGTAGCTCCAAAGATCCTCTTCAAAGTAGGGGATTCTTTGAAAATTATTGACGGTCCTTTTGCGAACTTCACGGGACTCGTGGACGAAATCTTTCCGGATAAAGGAAGACTTCGTGTAAAAGTAGAAATCTTCGGGAGATCAACTCCTGTGGAACTGGATTATCTTCAGGTTAAAACTGAAAATTAA
- the secE gene encoding preprotein translocase subunit SecE, with amino-acid sequence MKVTTFIQECKAELEKVQWPTREEVVYSTVVVLVTVFFFSIFLFFADSAFVKLLTWFWELGS; translated from the coding sequence GTGAAAGTAACTACTTTTATACAGGAATGTAAAGCGGAATTGGAAAAGGTCCAGTGGCCTACCCGCGAAGAAGTTGTCTACTCCACCGTAGTGGTGTTAGTGACTGTTTTCTTTTTTTCCATTTTCCTGTTTTTCGCGGATTCGGCATTTGTAAAGCTCCTTACCTGGTTCTGGGAACTGGGTAGTTAA